A segment of the Odoribacter splanchnicus DSM 20712 genome:
TTGCGGGAATCAAATTGAACCGGTATTTCAGATAGGCGGAATCGGGAGTAATAAAAAAGAGCCTGTTATCATACCTGTCGTAATAAGAAATACCTTCGTCATTATAATTGAAATAATGCGGATAAAGGGCTTCGTATACGTTATCGCTGTTCTCGGGTACCAGTACTTTCCCGAATTTTCCTTCGGAATCGGTAGTCCATATCCCGGATCGCATTTTACGTAAATATGCAGGTTGGATACAAATGAATTTTCCTTTAACGTTAGTAAACGACCGCATTAAATCCGGCAAAGGATATTTGCCGACAAACGCTCCGTTGTAAGTGTATTTTACTAATTTTCTGCTCTCGTTATCATATATACAGATGTGTTTATTACTTTTATCCAGGCAAAAGCCAGTGATAGTGATGAATTCTTGTGGTCCGCGTCCATAATGGGCAATGTTGCAGAGTAGTTTATTGTTCTGAAAGACACATATACCGTTTCCGTTTCGATCCGAAAGGATAATGTAACTACTGTCTACATATAATTGCCGGATTTGGGAAACGATGCATGAATCGTTCGAATATAATGTAAGATAACTTACGGAATCTACGAATTCCGAGTAGCGTATCTTGGTCTTCTTTTGTGTCAGGTCGATTTTTATGCCGTTGTCTGCCTCCTGTTTACAAGAAAATAAAAGAATAAAAAATAATAATATATATAGAATTTTCATTTTCAGCATATTTATATAAAGGGAGATATACTCTCTCTCATAAAATAATTATTTCTTTCTATTCTAAAAAATTAATTAGTTGAATATTTATTCTCTTTTGATAATTTTATCAAAAATATTGCGAATAGATTCATTATTTATTGGATTTCCAATAGCTAATACTTTATTATTACGGTCTAATAAAAAAGTATGTAATGGATAAGGATAAGTTGGGAATTGATTTTTTTTATTTAAAAGGCCGTTGTAATCGTAAATGACTGGGTAAAAAAAGTGATTGTTTCTTTGAATTATTTCAAATTCCTCGTAATTCTTGGTGAAC
Coding sequences within it:
- a CDS encoding 6-bladed beta-propeller, whose translation is MKILYILLFFILLFSCKQEADNGIKIDLTQKKTKIRYSEFVDSVSYLTLYSNDSCIVSQIRQLYVDSSYIILSDRNGNGICVFQNNKLLCNIAHYGRGPQEFITITGFCLDKSNKHICIYDNESRKLVKYTYNGAFVGKYPLPDLMRSFTNVKGKFICIQPAYLRKMRSGIWTTDSEGKFGKVLVPENSDNVYEALYPHYFNYNDEGISYYDRYDNRLFFITPDSAYLKYRFNLIPAMPRALKRNEDKGVQDYFMLATCYDFEKYILLFYGSTKEFYQVLYNKADSTYRVTEDLVNDLLPDDKNEVSEHYIDPYTLAVEMSAEENDYNLHLQILHIKK
- a CDS encoding TlpA family protein disulfide reductase, giving the protein MGKDTILPNMLNHEFKILHYIDTIGCTNCHLQLFDWKLYMKELKSSSIDIALIFVVFTKNYEEFEIIQRNNHFFYPVIYDYNGLLNKKNQFPTYPYPLHTFLLDRNNKVLAIGNPINNESIRNIFDKIIKRE